A segment of the Agarivorans albus genome:
ACAGATATACAATACTTTAACCCGCAAGAAACAAGCGTTTAAGCCCTTAGTAGAAGGGAAAGTGGGTATGTATGTTTGTGGAGTTACCATTTACGACTACTGTCACATTGGCCACGCGCGTACGTTTGTTGCTTTTGATACGGTTGCTCGCTACTTACGTTGGTCGGGGTACGAGCTAAATTTTGTTCGCAACATTACCGACGTAGACGACAAAATTATTAAACGTGCTGCTGAAAACGGCGAAAGCTGTGATGCCTTAACCGAGCGTTTTACTAAAGCAATGCATGCTGACTTTGATGCACTGAATATGCTGCGCCCTGATATTGAGCCTCGGGTAACAACGCATATGCCAGAAATCATTGAAGTGATAGAAAAGCTGATTGCTAACGGCCATGCTTATGTTGCCGATAGTGGTGATGTACTGTTTGAAGTAAGCACCTTCGCCGATTACGGCAAGCTGAGCTTACAAAACTTAGACATGCTACAAGCAGGCGCGCGAGTAGAAGTAGAAGAAGACAAGCGTAATCCTCTTGATTTTGTGTTGTGGAAAAGTGCCAAACCTGGTGAGCCTATGTGGGATTCTCCATGGGGTAAAGGTCGCCCTGGCTGGCACATTGAATGTTCAGCAATGAATATGAAGCACTTAGGGGATGTATTTGATATTCACGGTGGCGGTTCAGATTTAGCCTTCCCACACCATGAAAACGAAATTGCTCAATCTTGCTGCGCCCATAAAACCAATTACGTGAACTACTGGATGCACTCTGGCATGGTTCAGGTAAACAAAGAGAAAATGTCTAAGTCTTTAGGTA
Coding sequences within it:
- the cysS gene encoding cysteine--tRNA ligase — translated: MLQIYNTLTRKKQAFKPLVEGKVGMYVCGVTIYDYCHIGHARTFVAFDTVARYLRWSGYELNFVRNITDVDDKIIKRAAENGESCDALTERFTKAMHADFDALNMLRPDIEPRVTTHMPEIIEVIEKLIANGHAYVADSGDVLFEVSTFADYGKLSLQNLDMLQAGARVEVEEDKRNPLDFVLWKSAKPGEPMWDSPWGKGRPGWHIECSAMNMKHLGDVFDIHGGGSDLAFPHHENEIAQSCCAHKTNYVNYWMHSGMVQVNKEKMSKSLGNFFTIKDVLEVYDPETVRYFLLSGHYRSQLNYSEDNLKQSRSALERLYTALRGIELVAVDEQVAGAYREPFKAAMDDDFNTPEALPVLFELAKEINRVKDSNAMLAGQYASLLIELSAVLGILTQDVETFLQGEHDSEVAEIEALIAARNQARADKDWAAADIARNRLTEMGIVLEDGAAGTTWRKA